A DNA window from Dehalococcoidia bacterium contains the following coding sequences:
- a CDS encoding CoA transferase: MDELRKAQPLYGVRVLDFGQAYAAPCAARLLADMGADVVKVEPPSGDFCRLSGRVEGDSAVFLGLNRGKRSISLDLTTDKGRAVAIKLVKKADVLVENFRVGVLDKMGLGYEATKKLNPRLIYCSIFSYGSTGPWVRRRGGDPWAQAVSGIVASMGVKGQPPQMIGHSVIDFSIGAMTAFAIMNALFQRQVTGKGTRVSTNLIHAALFLQEGAFHDYTVDDVLHVKWGRGLRGLFPFGPYPAKDGDVLTIYGQDDVEWADICSILGIEHLLADERYDTLEKRIERKPELYPILDEAFRKKTREEWKDAFRARNYRCDPCLNYQELMETEQFKANNMLLDVDHPTEGKLRLLGNPAQVSENSEWRGDTRHPPLIGEHSREVMKEAGYTSAQIEALMSEGVAVEPEPASIKIRGRDKSMRSATQVSDKSRMQAQAQANQDQLQRK, from the coding sequence ATGGACGAACTACGGAAAGCTCAGCCTCTCTACGGCGTACGCGTTTTAGACTTTGGACAGGCGTACGCTGCGCCGTGCGCCGCGCGCCTCCTCGCGGACATGGGCGCGGATGTGGTCAAGGTCGAGCCGCCCAGCGGCGACTTCTGCCGCCTCAGCGGTCGCGTGGAGGGCGACAGCGCCGTCTTCCTCGGTCTCAACCGGGGCAAGCGCAGCATATCGCTGGACCTCACCACCGATAAGGGCCGCGCGGTCGCCATAAAACTCGTGAAGAAGGCGGACGTGCTCGTCGAGAACTTCCGGGTCGGCGTGCTGGACAAGATGGGGCTGGGTTACGAGGCCACCAAGAAGCTGAACCCGCGCCTCATCTACTGCTCCATCTTCTCCTATGGAAGCACCGGCCCGTGGGTCCGCCGTCGCGGGGGCGACCCGTGGGCGCAGGCCGTCAGCGGCATCGTCGCCAGCATGGGTGTCAAAGGCCAGCCGCCGCAGATGATCGGGCACTCCGTCATCGACTTCTCCATCGGCGCCATGACGGCGTTCGCAATCATGAACGCGCTGTTTCAGCGTCAGGTTACGGGCAAGGGCACGCGCGTGAGCACCAACCTGATCCACGCGGCCCTCTTTCTGCAGGAAGGCGCGTTTCACGACTACACGGTGGACGACGTCCTGCACGTCAAGTGGGGACGCGGCCTTCGCGGCCTGTTCCCCTTCGGCCCGTATCCGGCCAAGGACGGAGACGTGCTGACCATCTACGGCCAGGACGACGTGGAGTGGGCGGACATCTGCTCCATCCTGGGCATCGAGCACCTCCTGGCGGACGAGCGGTACGACACGCTGGAGAAGCGCATCGAACGCAAGCCCGAGTTGTACCCAATTCTGGACGAGGCGTTCAGGAAGAAGACGCGCGAGGAGTGGAAGGACGCGTTCCGGGCGCGGAACTACCGGTGCGATCCGTGCCTCAACTACCAGGAACTGATGGAGACCGAGCAGTTCAAGGCGAACAATATGCTGCTCGACGTGGACCACCCCACGGAGGGCAAGCTGCGCCTGCTGGGCAACCCGGCTCAGGTAAGCGAGAACAGCGAGTGGCGCGGCGACACGCGGCACCCTCCGCTCATCGGTGAGCACTCGCGCGAGGTCATGAAGGAGGCCGGCTACACCTCTGCGCAGATCGAAGCGCTCATGTCGGAAGGTGTTGCCGTTGAACCGGAGCCCGCCTCCATCAAGATCAGAGGCCGCGACAAGTCCATGCGGTCGGCCACGCAAGTCTCCGACAAGAGCCGCATGCAAGCGCAAGCGCAGGCCAACCAGGACCAGCTACAGCGGAAGTAA
- a CDS encoding type II toxin-antitoxin system RelE/ParE family toxin, translating into MTWRVIWTGPAAHDMRRLDRQIAKRIRDRALRFAETGQGDIKRLQGHEQEWRLRVGDWRVRLTFDVHDGTMNILRIHHRSEGYRK; encoded by the coding sequence GTGACTTGGCGCGTCATCTGGACAGGCCCGGCCGCTCACGATATGCGCCGGCTGGACCGCCAGATAGCGAAACGCATCCGCGACAGGGCCCTGCGCTTCGCCGAAACGGGACAGGGGGACATCAAACGGCTGCAAGGACATGAACAGGAGTGGCGCTTGCGCGTCGGAGACTGGCGCGTGAGGCTGACCTTCGACGTCCACGACGGAACAATGAACATCCTGCGGATTCACCATCGCAGCGAGGGATATCGGAAATAG
- a CDS encoding MoxR family ATPase, with the protein METPKDIAARIIANVQKVIIGKDQEVELALIALLCQGHALIEDVPGVGKTTLAKSISRSMGCTFKRIQFTPDLLPSDITGVSVYNQKTGTFEFRAGPVFAQIVLADEINRGTPKTQSALLEAMEERQVTVDGLTHKMPRPFLVLATQNPIEYEGTFPLPEAQLDRFLLRITLGYPSAADEVTIVQKQQITHPIDALDQVASPEELVELQDAIKKVYLDPILIQYIVSLVDATRSHSSVYLGASPRGSLSLSKAAQAHALLRGRAFVLPDDIKGLASPVLAHRIIIGAAARMKEVTVKQVVAEVLNNVPVPGARVQR; encoded by the coding sequence GTGGAGACACCCAAGGATATCGCCGCCAGGATCATCGCCAATGTCCAGAAGGTCATCATCGGCAAAGACCAGGAGGTGGAACTGGCCCTCATCGCCCTGCTGTGCCAGGGCCATGCCCTGATTGAGGACGTGCCGGGCGTCGGCAAGACGACGCTGGCCAAGAGCATCTCCCGGTCCATGGGATGCACCTTCAAGCGCATCCAGTTCACGCCGGACCTTCTCCCCAGTGATATCACCGGAGTCTCCGTTTACAATCAGAAGACGGGGACATTTGAGTTCCGAGCGGGGCCGGTCTTCGCTCAGATCGTGCTGGCCGACGAGATCAACCGGGGCACGCCCAAGACCCAGTCTGCCCTGCTGGAGGCGATGGAGGAGCGGCAGGTCACGGTGGACGGCCTGACCCACAAGATGCCCCGCCCGTTCCTGGTGCTCGCCACGCAGAACCCCATCGAGTATGAAGGGACGTTCCCATTGCCCGAGGCCCAGCTCGACCGGTTTCTGCTCCGCATCACCCTTGGCTACCCTTCGGCGGCCGACGAGGTCACCATCGTCCAAAAGCAGCAGATTACACATCCCATTGATGCGCTGGACCAGGTGGCATCCCCGGAGGAACTCGTGGAGCTGCAGGATGCGATCAAAAAAGTCTACCTGGACCCCATCCTGATCCAGTACATAGTCAGTCTGGTGGATGCCACGCGATCCCATTCGTCGGTGTACTTGGGAGCATCGCCGCGCGGCTCTCTGTCCCTATCGAAAGCAGCCCAGGCGCACGCTCTGCTGCGGGGCAGGGCGTTTGTGCTGCCGGACGACATCAAGGGCCTGGCGAGCCCCGTGCTGGCCCACAGGATTATCATTGGCGCGGCGGCCCGGATGAAAGAGGTGACCGTGAAGCAGGTGGTGGCTGAAGTGCTCAACAACGTTCCGGTCCCGGGCGCCCGGGTCCAGCGCTAG